The following are encoded together in the Salvelinus alpinus chromosome 37, SLU_Salpinus.1, whole genome shotgun sequence genome:
- the LOC139565695 gene encoding transmembrane and coiled-coil domain protein 3-like isoform X1 has product MPSADTAVDKSFSEVERYNICGEMAECGSDGNNILSLPVPMRRGGSESNLVSDGGVGLDFTKGRLAIDSLQQKILKVTEQIKVEQTARDQNVAEYLKLVNNADKQQVARIRQVFEKKNQKSAHSIAQLQRKLEQYHRRMKEEANGAKHPPRDARGEGGKEGQKDGSLRDVSSASVRNPAMDKVKTIGPGVSLSPPFFFNKSREFANLIRNKFGSADNIAHMKSSMETGAGLQAEGGARALSGSATTIAKAKYPSDDECSTGTSVSADSNGNPAGGSGLGSGGGPGRSDSQGRLGEVLEEVREIREAQAQLAEDMESLKSQFKRDYSFITQTLQEERYRFERLEDQLNDLTELHQHETSNLKQELASIEEKVAYQAYERARDIQEALESCQTRVSKLELQQQQQQTVQVENTDAKVMLGKCINIMLAIVTVILVCVSTAAKFTAPLLRSRVHLALTCVGLSLLAVIWKNWEHLQCALERMLLPH; this is encoded by the exons gcggaGTGCGGCAGTGATGGGAACAACATCCTCAGCCTCCCGGTACCGATGCGGCGGGGGGGCTCAGAGTCCAACCTGGTGTCTGACGGGGGCGTGGGCCTGGACTTCACTAAGGGCCGTCTGGCCATCGACAGCCTGCAGCAGAAGATACtcaag GTGACAGAGCAGATCAAGGTGGAACAGACAGCCAGGGACCAGAACGTGGCAGAGTACCTCAAACTGGTCAACAACGCTGACAAGCAGCAGGTGGCACGCATACGGCAG GTGTTTGAGAAGAAGAACCAGAAGTCTGCCCACAGCATCGCCCAGCTGCAGAGGAAGCTGGAGCAGTACCACCGCCGTATGAAGGAGGAGGCCAACGGGGCCAAGCACCCGCCCAGGGATGCCcggggagagggggggaaggaggGCCAAAAGGACGGCAGCCTGCGGGACGTCAGCTCGGCCAGCGTGCGCAACCCAGCAATGGACAAGGTCAAGACCATTGGCCCAGGGGTCTCCCTCTCGCCCCCCTTCTTCTTCAACAAGTCGCGGGAGTTCGCCAACCTCATCCGCAACAAGTTCGGCAGCGCCGACAACATTGCCCACATGAAGAGCTCCATGGAGACGGGGGCGGGGCTCCAGGCGGAAGGCGGGGCCCGGGCACTGAGCGGCAGCGCCACCACGATTGCCAAGGCCAAGTACCCCAGCGACGACGAATGTTCCACGGGGACCTCTGTGTCGGCCGACTCCAACGGGAACCCGGCGGGGGGGTCGGGGTTGGGGTCAGGGGGTGGGCCGGGGAGGTCGGACTCTCAGGGGAGGCTGGGGGAGGTGCTGGAGGAGGTCAGGGAGATTAGGGAGGCCCAGGCACAGCTGGCCGAGGACATGGAGTCACTGAAAAGCCAGTTCAAGAGAGACTACAGCTTCATCACACAGACGCTGCAGGAGGAGAGATACAG GTTTGAGCGGTTAGAGGACCAGTTAAATGACCTGACAGAGTTGCACCAGCATGAGACCAGTAACCTGAAGCAGGAGCTGGCCAGCATCGAGGAGAAGGTGGCCTACCAGGCCTACGAGAGAGCTAGGGACATCCag GAGGCTCTGGAGTCGTGTCAGACACGTGTCTCTAAGCTGGagctccagcagcagcagcagcagacagtACAGGTGGAGAACACAGACGCCAAGGTGATGCTGGGGAAATGCATCAACATCATGCTGGCCATCGTCACGGTGATCCTGGTGTGCGTTTCCACGGCGGCCAAGTTCACCGCGCCCCTCCTGCGAAGCCGCGTGCACCTGGCACTCACCTGCGTGGGTTTGTCCCTACTGGCAGTCATCTGGAAGAACTGGGAGCACCTGCAGTGTGCCCTGGAACGCATGCTCCTCCCACACTGA
- the LOC139565695 gene encoding transmembrane and coiled-coil domain protein 3-like isoform X2 codes for MRRFTLSTLFGRGVSEEAKDEAECGSDGNNILSLPVPMRRGGSESNLVSDGGVGLDFTKGRLAIDSLQQKILKVTEQIKVEQTARDQNVAEYLKLVNNADKQQVARIRQVFEKKNQKSAHSIAQLQRKLEQYHRRMKEEANGAKHPPRDARGEGGKEGQKDGSLRDVSSASVRNPAMDKVKTIGPGVSLSPPFFFNKSREFANLIRNKFGSADNIAHMKSSMETGAGLQAEGGARALSGSATTIAKAKYPSDDECSTGTSVSADSNGNPAGGSGLGSGGGPGRSDSQGRLGEVLEEVREIREAQAQLAEDMESLKSQFKRDYSFITQTLQEERYRFERLEDQLNDLTELHQHETSNLKQELASIEEKVAYQAYERARDIQEALESCQTRVSKLELQQQQQQTVQVENTDAKVMLGKCINIMLAIVTVILVCVSTAAKFTAPLLRSRVHLALTCVGLSLLAVIWKNWEHLQCALERMLLPH; via the exons gcggaGTGCGGCAGTGATGGGAACAACATCCTCAGCCTCCCGGTACCGATGCGGCGGGGGGGCTCAGAGTCCAACCTGGTGTCTGACGGGGGCGTGGGCCTGGACTTCACTAAGGGCCGTCTGGCCATCGACAGCCTGCAGCAGAAGATACtcaag GTGACAGAGCAGATCAAGGTGGAACAGACAGCCAGGGACCAGAACGTGGCAGAGTACCTCAAACTGGTCAACAACGCTGACAAGCAGCAGGTGGCACGCATACGGCAG GTGTTTGAGAAGAAGAACCAGAAGTCTGCCCACAGCATCGCCCAGCTGCAGAGGAAGCTGGAGCAGTACCACCGCCGTATGAAGGAGGAGGCCAACGGGGCCAAGCACCCGCCCAGGGATGCCcggggagagggggggaaggaggGCCAAAAGGACGGCAGCCTGCGGGACGTCAGCTCGGCCAGCGTGCGCAACCCAGCAATGGACAAGGTCAAGACCATTGGCCCAGGGGTCTCCCTCTCGCCCCCCTTCTTCTTCAACAAGTCGCGGGAGTTCGCCAACCTCATCCGCAACAAGTTCGGCAGCGCCGACAACATTGCCCACATGAAGAGCTCCATGGAGACGGGGGCGGGGCTCCAGGCGGAAGGCGGGGCCCGGGCACTGAGCGGCAGCGCCACCACGATTGCCAAGGCCAAGTACCCCAGCGACGACGAATGTTCCACGGGGACCTCTGTGTCGGCCGACTCCAACGGGAACCCGGCGGGGGGGTCGGGGTTGGGGTCAGGGGGTGGGCCGGGGAGGTCGGACTCTCAGGGGAGGCTGGGGGAGGTGCTGGAGGAGGTCAGGGAGATTAGGGAGGCCCAGGCACAGCTGGCCGAGGACATGGAGTCACTGAAAAGCCAGTTCAAGAGAGACTACAGCTTCATCACACAGACGCTGCAGGAGGAGAGATACAG GTTTGAGCGGTTAGAGGACCAGTTAAATGACCTGACAGAGTTGCACCAGCATGAGACCAGTAACCTGAAGCAGGAGCTGGCCAGCATCGAGGAGAAGGTGGCCTACCAGGCCTACGAGAGAGCTAGGGACATCCag GAGGCTCTGGAGTCGTGTCAGACACGTGTCTCTAAGCTGGagctccagcagcagcagcagcagacagtACAGGTGGAGAACACAGACGCCAAGGTGATGCTGGGGAAATGCATCAACATCATGCTGGCCATCGTCACGGTGATCCTGGTGTGCGTTTCCACGGCGGCCAAGTTCACCGCGCCCCTCCTGCGAAGCCGCGTGCACCTGGCACTCACCTGCGTGGGTTTGTCCCTACTGGCAGTCATCTGGAAGAACTGGGAGCACCTGCAGTGTGCCCTGGAACGCATGCTCCTCCCACACTGA
- the LOC139565695 gene encoding transmembrane and coiled-coil domain protein 3-like isoform X3 — protein sequence MKKHFTTIPLIHVTEAECGSDGNNILSLPVPMRRGGSESNLVSDGGVGLDFTKGRLAIDSLQQKILKVTEQIKVEQTARDQNVAEYLKLVNNADKQQVARIRQVFEKKNQKSAHSIAQLQRKLEQYHRRMKEEANGAKHPPRDARGEGGKEGQKDGSLRDVSSASVRNPAMDKVKTIGPGVSLSPPFFFNKSREFANLIRNKFGSADNIAHMKSSMETGAGLQAEGGARALSGSATTIAKAKYPSDDECSTGTSVSADSNGNPAGGSGLGSGGGPGRSDSQGRLGEVLEEVREIREAQAQLAEDMESLKSQFKRDYSFITQTLQEERYRFERLEDQLNDLTELHQHETSNLKQELASIEEKVAYQAYERARDIQEALESCQTRVSKLELQQQQQQTVQVENTDAKVMLGKCINIMLAIVTVILVCVSTAAKFTAPLLRSRVHLALTCVGLSLLAVIWKNWEHLQCALERMLLPH from the exons gcggaGTGCGGCAGTGATGGGAACAACATCCTCAGCCTCCCGGTACCGATGCGGCGGGGGGGCTCAGAGTCCAACCTGGTGTCTGACGGGGGCGTGGGCCTGGACTTCACTAAGGGCCGTCTGGCCATCGACAGCCTGCAGCAGAAGATACtcaag GTGACAGAGCAGATCAAGGTGGAACAGACAGCCAGGGACCAGAACGTGGCAGAGTACCTCAAACTGGTCAACAACGCTGACAAGCAGCAGGTGGCACGCATACGGCAG GTGTTTGAGAAGAAGAACCAGAAGTCTGCCCACAGCATCGCCCAGCTGCAGAGGAAGCTGGAGCAGTACCACCGCCGTATGAAGGAGGAGGCCAACGGGGCCAAGCACCCGCCCAGGGATGCCcggggagagggggggaaggaggGCCAAAAGGACGGCAGCCTGCGGGACGTCAGCTCGGCCAGCGTGCGCAACCCAGCAATGGACAAGGTCAAGACCATTGGCCCAGGGGTCTCCCTCTCGCCCCCCTTCTTCTTCAACAAGTCGCGGGAGTTCGCCAACCTCATCCGCAACAAGTTCGGCAGCGCCGACAACATTGCCCACATGAAGAGCTCCATGGAGACGGGGGCGGGGCTCCAGGCGGAAGGCGGGGCCCGGGCACTGAGCGGCAGCGCCACCACGATTGCCAAGGCCAAGTACCCCAGCGACGACGAATGTTCCACGGGGACCTCTGTGTCGGCCGACTCCAACGGGAACCCGGCGGGGGGGTCGGGGTTGGGGTCAGGGGGTGGGCCGGGGAGGTCGGACTCTCAGGGGAGGCTGGGGGAGGTGCTGGAGGAGGTCAGGGAGATTAGGGAGGCCCAGGCACAGCTGGCCGAGGACATGGAGTCACTGAAAAGCCAGTTCAAGAGAGACTACAGCTTCATCACACAGACGCTGCAGGAGGAGAGATACAG GTTTGAGCGGTTAGAGGACCAGTTAAATGACCTGACAGAGTTGCACCAGCATGAGACCAGTAACCTGAAGCAGGAGCTGGCCAGCATCGAGGAGAAGGTGGCCTACCAGGCCTACGAGAGAGCTAGGGACATCCag GAGGCTCTGGAGTCGTGTCAGACACGTGTCTCTAAGCTGGagctccagcagcagcagcagcagacagtACAGGTGGAGAACACAGACGCCAAGGTGATGCTGGGGAAATGCATCAACATCATGCTGGCCATCGTCACGGTGATCCTGGTGTGCGTTTCCACGGCGGCCAAGTTCACCGCGCCCCTCCTGCGAAGCCGCGTGCACCTGGCACTCACCTGCGTGGGTTTGTCCCTACTGGCAGTCATCTGGAAGAACTGGGAGCACCTGCAGTGTGCCCTGGAACGCATGCTCCTCCCACACTGA